One stretch of Pseudomonas fragi DNA includes these proteins:
- the ispF gene encoding 2-C-methyl-D-erythritol 2,4-cyclodiphosphate synthase, with protein MRIGHGYDVHCFAEGDFITLGGVRISHKFGLLAHSDGDVLLHALSDALLGAAALGDIGKHFPDTDPTFKGADSRVLLRHVVGLIHAKGWKVGNVDNTIIAQAPKMAPHIETMRALIAADLEVDLDQVNVKATTTEKLGFVGREEGIAVHSIALLVRP; from the coding sequence ATGCGTATTGGCCACGGCTATGATGTGCACTGTTTCGCTGAAGGCGATTTCATTACGTTGGGCGGCGTGCGGATCTCCCACAAATTCGGGCTGTTGGCCCACTCTGATGGCGATGTGCTTTTGCACGCGCTCAGCGATGCCTTGCTGGGTGCTGCGGCACTGGGCGATATCGGCAAGCATTTTCCGGACACCGATCCGACCTTCAAGGGCGCTGACAGCCGCGTCCTGTTGCGTCATGTCGTGGGTCTGATCCATGCCAAGGGCTGGAAAGTCGGCAACGTCGACAACACCATCATTGCCCAGGCGCCGAAAATGGCGCCGCATATTGAAACGATGCGCGCGCTGATTGCCGCGGATCTAGAGGTTGATTTGGACCAGGTAAACGTAAAGGCCACGACCACCGAAAAACTCGGTTTTGTCGGTCGTGAAGAAGGGATCGCGGTGCACTCCATTGCCTTGTTGGTTCGCCCATGA
- the fghA gene encoding S-formylglutathione hydrolase has translation MTLENISCQKSFGGWHKRYKHRSHVLGCDMVFAVYLPPQAEQGAKLPVLYWLSGLTCTDENFMHKAGAMKMAAELGLIIVAPDTSPRGDGVPDDPQGAWDFGLGAGFYLNASQEPWAQHYRMHDYVVQELPDLVEAHFPASQKRGISGHSMGGHGALMCALRNPGRYQSVSAFAPISNPMDCPWGQKAFSHYLGEERARWREWDASVLIGEASEKLPLLVDQGDRDDFLAVQLKPEVLQQAAKLADYPLTLRLQPGYDHSYFFIASFIDDHLRHHAKALSA, from the coding sequence ATGACATTGGAAAATATCTCCTGCCAGAAGAGCTTTGGCGGATGGCACAAGCGTTACAAGCATCGCTCGCACGTGCTGGGTTGTGACATGGTGTTTGCCGTGTACCTGCCGCCACAAGCGGAGCAGGGCGCAAAGTTGCCGGTGCTGTACTGGCTGTCGGGTTTGACCTGCACCGACGAGAACTTCATGCACAAGGCCGGCGCGATGAAGATGGCCGCCGAGCTGGGGCTGATCATTGTGGCGCCGGACACCAGCCCCCGTGGCGACGGTGTACCTGATGACCCGCAGGGCGCCTGGGACTTTGGCCTTGGCGCCGGTTTTTACCTGAACGCATCCCAGGAGCCTTGGGCTCAGCATTATCGGATGCATGATTATGTCGTTCAGGAATTGCCCGACCTGGTCGAGGCGCATTTCCCGGCTTCACAAAAACGCGGTATCAGCGGGCACTCGATGGGCGGGCACGGTGCGCTGATGTGTGCGTTGCGCAATCCCGGACGCTATCAGTCCGTGTCGGCCTTTGCCCCGATCAGCAATCCGATGGATTGCCCCTGGGGGCAAAAGGCATTCAGCCATTACCTGGGTGAAGAACGTGCGCGCTGGCGTGAGTGGGATGCCAGTGTGCTGATTGGCGAAGCCAGTGAAAAACTGCCTTTGCTGGTCGATCAGGGCGATCGCGATGACTTCCTGGCCGTTCAGCTCAAGCCTGAAGTGCTGCAACAGGCTGCCAAACTGGCCGATTACCCGCTGACCTTGCGTCTGCAACCGGGCTACGACCATAGCTATTTCTTCATCGCCAGTTTCATCGATGACCACTTGCGTCATCACGCAAAGGCGCTAAGTGCCTAA
- the surE gene encoding 5'/3'-nucleotidase SurE, whose amino-acid sequence MRILISNDDGVTAPGLAALYAALADYADCVVIAPEQDKSGASSSLTLDRPLHPHTLANGFISINGTPTDCVHLGIHGLLEQQPDMVVSGINLGANLGDDVLYSGTVAAALEGRFLDRPSFAFSLVSRQVDNLPTAAFFARKLLEAHASLDLPPRTVLNVNIPNLPLDKIRGIQLTRLGHRARAAAPVRVVDPRGKAGYWIAAAGDVEDGGPGTDFHAVMQGYVSITPLQLDRTFGDGFKHLNGWLEGMG is encoded by the coding sequence ATGCGTATTCTGATTTCAAACGATGATGGGGTCACGGCACCGGGTCTGGCTGCGCTTTACGCAGCGCTGGCCGACTACGCCGATTGCGTGGTGATCGCCCCTGAGCAGGACAAAAGCGGCGCCAGCAGTTCGCTGACGCTGGATCGGCCCCTTCACCCTCATACCCTGGCCAATGGCTTTATCAGTATCAACGGTACGCCCACCGATTGTGTGCATCTGGGTATTCACGGCTTGCTGGAGCAGCAGCCGGACATGGTGGTGTCGGGCATCAACCTGGGGGCCAACCTGGGTGACGATGTACTGTATTCGGGCACTGTGGCGGCGGCACTTGAAGGGCGTTTTCTGGATCGGCCTTCTTTTGCCTTTTCGTTGGTCTCCCGCCAGGTGGACAACCTGCCGACGGCGGCGTTTTTTGCCCGCAAGCTGCTTGAAGCCCACGCATCGCTGGACTTGCCGCCGCGTACGGTCCTCAATGTCAATATTCCCAATCTGCCATTGGACAAGATCCGTGGCATCCAGCTGACCCGTCTCGGGCATCGGGCCCGTGCTGCTGCGCCGGTGCGTGTAGTTGATCCGCGAGGCAAGGCCGGTTACTGGATTGCTGCGGCAGGTGATGTCGAAGACGGCGGCCCGGGCACGGACTTTCATGCGGTGATGCAGGGCTATGTGTCGATAACGCCGTTGCAGCTGGATCGCACCTTTGGCGATGGATTCAAACACCTCAATGGCTGGCTGGAGGGCATGGGCTGA
- the truD gene encoding tRNA pseudouridine(13) synthase TruD, producing the protein MNESDLLGPRAYGEALGTAVLKATAEDFQVDEVLDIPLSGDGEHLWLWVEKRGLNTEEAARRIAKAAGVPLRTVSYAGLKDRQALTRQWFSVQLPGKADPDLSGAENDTLKILKTSRHKRKLQRGAHAANGFTLRLTQLNADKDALEQRLQQITRQGVPNYFGTQRFGWQGGNLGEARDYAARKALPEQRNVRSRLLSTARSYLFNQVLAARVADGSWQRAQVGDLLAFTDSRSFFPAGEAECSDPRLAILDLHPTGPQWGEGESPTTGATHALEQSIAEREAELRDWLVRAGMSHERRILRLPIGRLTWHYPQPDILQLEFVLPAGCFATVLVRELVDLVTLDQADSLCVF; encoded by the coding sequence ATGAACGAGTCTGATCTGCTCGGCCCGCGGGCCTACGGTGAAGCACTGGGCACGGCTGTGCTCAAGGCCACGGCTGAAGACTTCCAGGTCGACGAAGTCCTGGATATCCCGCTGTCCGGAGACGGCGAGCACCTGTGGTTGTGGGTCGAGAAACGCGGCCTGAACACCGAGGAGGCTGCCCGGCGCATAGCCAAGGCGGCGGGTGTGCCCTTGCGCACTGTCAGCTATGCCGGTCTCAAGGACCGTCAGGCACTGACTCGTCAGTGGTTCAGCGTGCAGTTGCCGGGCAAGGCAGATCCTGATTTGTCGGGCGCTGAAAACGACACGCTGAAGATTCTCAAGACCTCGCGGCACAAGCGCAAATTGCAGCGCGGTGCCCATGCGGCCAACGGTTTTACACTGCGCCTGACGCAACTGAACGCCGACAAGGACGCGCTGGAGCAACGCCTGCAACAGATCACCAGGCAAGGTGTGCCGAACTACTTCGGCACCCAGCGTTTTGGCTGGCAGGGCGGAAACCTCGGCGAGGCCCGTGATTATGCTGCGCGCAAAGCCCTGCCCGAGCAGCGCAACGTGCGCTCCCGGCTGCTGTCCACCGCCCGCAGCTACCTGTTCAATCAGGTGCTCGCGGCGCGGGTGGCCGACGGCAGCTGGCAACGGGCACAGGTCGGTGATTTGCTGGCGTTTACCGACAGCCGCAGTTTTTTCCCGGCGGGTGAGGCAGAGTGCAGCGACCCGCGCCTGGCCATTCTCGACCTTCACCCCACCGGCCCGCAGTGGGGCGAAGGCGAATCACCGACCACTGGCGCCACCCATGCGCTGGAGCAGTCGATCGCCGAGCGCGAAGCCGAGTTGCGTGACTGGCTGGTGCGCGCGGGCATGAGCCACGAGCGACGTATCCTGCGACTGCCCATTGGCCGGTTGACGTGGCATTATCCGCAGCCTGACATTCTGCAACTGGAATTTGTTCTGCCGGCCGGATGCTTCGCCACTGTTCTGGTGCGTGAGCTTGTTGATCTGGTGACGTTGGATCAAGCGGATAGCTTATGCGTATTCTGA
- a CDS encoding S-(hydroxymethyl)glutathione dehydrogenase/class III alcohol dehydrogenase, whose translation MIKSRAAVAFEAKKPLEIVEVDVAMPKAGEVLLRVVASGVCHTDAYTLSGADPEGIFPSILGHEGGAIVEAIGEGVTSVAVGDHVIPLYTPECGKCKFCLSGKTNLCQAIRATQGKGLMPDGTTRFSYKGQPIFHYMGTSTFSEYTVLPEISVAKIQKDAPLEKVCLLGCGVTTGIGAVLNTAKVKPGDTVAIFGLGGIGLSAVIGAVKAKAARIIAIDINPAKFEIARQLGATDCVNPKDFDRPIQEVIVDMTDGGVDFSFECIGNVQLMRAALECCHKGWGESVIIGVAGAGQEISTRPFQLVTGRVWRGSAFGGVRGRSELPSYVDMAQSGEIPLDTFITHTMGLEDINKAFDLMHEGKSIRTVIHF comes from the coding sequence ATGATCAAGTCACGTGCTGCCGTAGCGTTCGAGGCCAAAAAGCCCCTGGAAATCGTGGAAGTAGACGTTGCCATGCCCAAGGCTGGCGAAGTGCTGCTGCGGGTTGTGGCCTCGGGTGTCTGCCATACCGATGCCTACACGCTGTCGGGCGCAGACCCGGAAGGCATCTTCCCGTCGATCCTGGGCCACGAAGGCGGTGCGATCGTTGAAGCGATCGGCGAGGGCGTGACTTCGGTTGCGGTCGGCGATCATGTGATCCCGCTGTACACGCCTGAGTGCGGCAAGTGCAAATTCTGCCTGTCGGGCAAGACCAACCTGTGTCAGGCCATTCGCGCCACCCAGGGCAAGGGCTTGATGCCGGATGGCACTACGCGCTTCTCCTACAAAGGCCAGCCGATTTTCCACTACATGGGTACTTCGACCTTTTCGGAGTACACCGTGCTGCCGGAAATCTCGGTCGCGAAAATCCAGAAAGACGCACCGCTGGAGAAGGTGTGCCTGCTGGGTTGCGGCGTGACCACCGGCATCGGTGCGGTGCTCAACACCGCCAAGGTCAAGCCGGGTGACACCGTGGCCATCTTCGGCCTGGGCGGCATTGGCCTGTCGGCGGTGATTGGTGCGGTGAAAGCCAAGGCTGCACGGATCATCGCCATCGATATCAACCCGGCCAAGTTTGAAATTGCCCGGCAGTTGGGTGCTACCGATTGCGTGAACCCGAAAGACTTCGATCGTCCAATCCAGGAAGTGATCGTCGACATGACCGATGGCGGTGTCGACTTTTCCTTCGAGTGCATCGGCAATGTGCAGTTGATGCGAGCGGCATTGGAATGCTGTCACAAGGGTTGGGGCGAATCGGTGATCATCGGCGTCGCCGGTGCAGGCCAGGAAATTTCCACCCGTCCATTCCAGCTGGTGACCGGTCGCGTCTGGCGCGGTTCGGCCTTTGGCGGCGTGCGCGGTCGCAGTGAATTGCCAAGCTACGTCGATATGGCGCAAAGCGGCGAGATCCCGCTGGATACCTTTATCACCCACACCATGGGCCTGGAAGATATCAATAAGGCTTTTGACCTGATGCATGAAGGCAAAAGCATTCGTACCGTCATCCATTTCTAA
- a CDS encoding protein-L-isoaspartate(D-aspartate) O-methyltransferase → MTSERTRERLIQRLREEGIVNQNVLEVIRRTPRHLFVDEALAHRAYEDTALPIGNNQTISQPYMVARMSELLLEDGPLDKVMEIGTGSGYQTAVLSQLVERIFSVERIKVLQDRAKERLLELNLRNVVFRWGDGWEGWPALAPYNGIIVTAVATDVPQALLDQLAPGGRLVIPVGAGEVQQLMLIVREEHGFARRVIGNVRFVPLLNGPLA, encoded by the coding sequence ATGACCTCGGAGCGTACCCGCGAGCGGCTGATCCAGCGCCTGCGTGAAGAAGGCATCGTTAACCAGAACGTGCTTGAGGTCATCCGCCGCACACCCCGACATCTGTTTGTGGATGAGGCGTTGGCCCATCGGGCCTATGAAGACACCGCGCTGCCGATCGGCAATAACCAGACCATCTCCCAGCCTTACATGGTGGCCCGCATGAGCGAGCTGCTGCTGGAAGACGGGCCGCTGGACAAGGTCATGGAGATCGGTACCGGTTCGGGCTATCAAACCGCCGTGCTGTCGCAATTGGTCGAGCGGATTTTTTCGGTCGAGCGCATCAAGGTGCTGCAGGACCGGGCCAAGGAACGACTGCTGGAGCTCAACCTGCGCAACGTGGTGTTCCGCTGGGGCGATGGCTGGGAGGGCTGGCCTGCGCTGGCGCCTTACAACGGTATTATCGTTACGGCGGTGGCCACCGATGTACCCCAGGCATTGCTCGATCAACTGGCCCCTGGCGGGCGCCTGGTGATTCCGGTGGGGGCGGGGGAGGTGCAGCAACTGATGCTGATCGTGCGCGAAGAGCACGGATTCGCCCGCCGGGTGATCGGCAATGTGCGCTTTGTGCCACTGCTTAACGGGCCACTGGCCTGA
- a CDS encoding peptidoglycan DD-metalloendopeptidase family protein, which translates to MSLTVIAQRMSSKSFQRLAAGLLLSTTLALLAACSSTPKNGVNVVDRNGVAQRPAVTTGQYAVRRGDTLFSIAFRYGWDWKALAARNNIAAPFTIVPGQVIRFDGRSGSQPAGATSTTVVSSSSGSKTTVIKRPGTVASTPAPAPALPAGPAPKGWGWPSNGILIGKFSSNGSLNKGIDIAGDLGRPVLAASDGSVVYAGSGLRGYGELIIIKHSDTYVSAYGHNRRLLVREGQQVKVGQTIAEMGSTGTDRVKLHFEIRRQGKPVDPLQFLPRR; encoded by the coding sequence GTGAGTCTCACAGTCATTGCGCAGCGTATGAGCAGCAAAAGCTTTCAGAGACTGGCGGCCGGTCTGTTGCTGAGTACCACACTGGCTTTGTTGGCGGCGTGCTCCAGCACCCCCAAGAATGGCGTCAATGTCGTTGACCGCAACGGTGTGGCCCAGCGCCCGGCCGTGACCACGGGGCAGTATGCCGTGCGTCGCGGCGATACCCTGTTTTCGATTGCCTTTCGCTACGGTTGGGACTGGAAAGCGCTGGCTGCACGCAACAATATCGCGGCGCCGTTCACCATTGTTCCGGGGCAGGTGATCCGCTTCGACGGGCGCTCCGGCAGCCAGCCCGCAGGTGCTACCAGCACCACGGTGGTCTCCTCTTCTTCGGGCAGCAAGACCACGGTAATCAAGCGTCCAGGCACTGTGGCCAGCACTCCTGCGCCCGCGCCAGCCCTGCCGGCAGGCCCTGCACCCAAGGGTTGGGGGTGGCCTTCCAATGGTATTTTGATCGGTAAATTCTCTTCAAACGGTAGTTTGAATAAAGGTATTGATATCGCCGGCGATTTGGGACGGCCTGTTTTAGCTGCGTCTGATGGTTCGGTTGTATACGCTGGCAGTGGATTGAGGGGCTACGGCGAACTGATCATCATCAAACACAGTGATACCTACGTCAGTGCCTACGGTCACAACCGCAGGCTTTTGGTTCGGGAGGGGCAGCAGGTCAAGGTCGGACAGACAATTGCCGAAATGGGGTCAACTGGTACAGACCGGGTGAAACTTCACTTTGAGATTCGCCGCCAAGGTAAACCTGTAGATCCATTGCAATTCCTTCCTCGCCGTTGA
- the rpoS gene encoding RNA polymerase sigma factor RpoS: MALNKEAPGFDIDDEVLLMDSSIDSDLMSEEDDSAPTARTKSKKAPATKQHKYIDYTRALDATQLYLNEIGFSPLLSPAEEVHFARLSQSGDPAGRKRMIESNLRLVVKIARRYVNRGLSLLDLIEEGNLGLIRAVEKFDPERGFRFSTYATWWIRQTIERAIMNQTRTIRLPIHVVKELNVYLRAARELTQKLDHEPSPEEIANLLEKPVAEVKRMLGLNERVSSVDVSLGPDSDKTLLDTLTDDRPTDPCELLQDDDLSQSIDQWLSELTDKQREVVIRRFGLRGHESSTLEDVGLEIGLTRERVRQIQVEGLKRLREILERNGLSSESLFQ; the protein is encoded by the coding sequence ATGGCTCTCAACAAAGAAGCGCCGGGGTTTGACATCGACGATGAGGTGCTCCTTATGGACTCCAGCATCGATAGCGACTTGATGTCAGAAGAAGACGATTCAGCCCCTACAGCTCGAACCAAGTCCAAAAAAGCACCCGCGACGAAACAGCACAAGTACATTGACTACACCCGGGCGCTAGACGCGACGCAGCTGTACCTCAATGAAATTGGCTTCTCCCCGTTACTCTCTCCTGCCGAAGAAGTTCATTTTGCGCGGCTGTCGCAAAGTGGCGACCCGGCCGGGCGCAAACGCATGATTGAAAGCAACTTGCGGCTGGTGGTGAAAATTGCCCGGCGCTATGTCAATCGTGGCTTGTCGCTGCTGGACCTGATTGAAGAGGGCAACCTGGGCCTGATCCGGGCTGTCGAGAAGTTCGACCCCGAACGCGGCTTCCGCTTCTCGACCTACGCCACCTGGTGGATCCGCCAAACGATTGAACGGGCGATCATGAACCAGACCCGCACCATTCGCTTGCCGATCCACGTCGTTAAAGAGCTCAATGTCTACCTGCGAGCCGCCCGCGAACTCACGCAAAAGCTGGACCACGAACCCTCCCCTGAAGAAATCGCCAACCTGCTGGAAAAACCTGTCGCAGAGGTCAAGCGCATGCTTGGGCTCAACGAACGGGTGTCATCGGTAGACGTTTCCCTGGGGCCGGATTCGGACAAAACCCTGCTCGATACCCTGACCGACGACCGCCCCACCGATCCATGTGAGCTGCTGCAGGACGATGATCTGTCGCAAAGCATTGACCAGTGGCTGTCTGAACTCACAGACAAGCAGCGTGAGGTGGTGATTCGCCGTTTCGGCCTGCGCGGCCATGAGAGCAGCACCCTTGAAGATGTAGGGCTGGAAATCGGCCTGACCCGTGAACGTGTACGCCAGATCCAGGTAGAAGGGCTCAAGCGTCTGCGAGAAATCCTTGAACGCAATGGTTTGTCTAGCGAGTCGCTGTTTCAGTAA